The following DNA comes from Aquila chrysaetos chrysaetos chromosome 9, bAquChr1.4, whole genome shotgun sequence.
CAGTCCTTTTTATACAAACATCTAGAGGTTGGATTTtggagctgcagccagcagggaCAACAGCCGGCAGAGTGCTAGACGCACTCAGCAAGGAAAGTACTTCTTCCGATAGGTGTGTTCGGTGACAATCCAGCACGAGCATGCCCTTGCTGTTCTGGCACTCCGTGTGCTTCTGCCACACTCTGGATGACCACAACTCCATGACTTCATCATCGCTGTATCCGTTCTCCTTCGCTTCCAACATGATAGATTCCGGCACATTGGCGGGCTGCTGTACATGACCCCTGTAGAAGACCAGTGTTGGGAGAACGCTTCCGTCAGCGAGGATTGTGAGGACAACATCACACCAGGGCTCCCCAGTTCCCACCGTCTGCAAAGCATTCTCCTTCCGGTCATCGCTGCTCAGCACCTCCACATCAAGGAAGAGAGAGATTTCATCGATGGCTGCAATCATGGAGAGAGGCAGGTCTTGAGTGTGGATTTGCCGCTGCACGAACTCGATGAAGCAACTGGCGTTGTCCTCTACATCTTTGGGGAGAGGGTGAGCCACTGCCCTTCGAGTATGCATGCTGAGGTTGTGCCGTAGCATGAACCTCACTGCCCACTCATAGGAGATCTTGAAGCCACCTTCGAGGGATCGGCCAATCTTGGTGGCTTTCTGGAAGAGGGTCTCCTCGttcacaggcagctgctgctctctctgtGTGAGGACCCATTCTGCTAGTTTCTCTTCAGCCTCTAAGCTGAGGTACTTGCCCTCTGACAGCGATGCCAAGTTCTCTTCTTGGAAAGCTTGAAACCTTCGTAGCCAGCGCTTGATCCGCCTCTGAGGATTTCGGAAGTGCTCTGCAGCCTGTTCAGTGTTGCAGCACAAAGCAAACAGTACAACTCGCAGCTTTTTTACTGACAGCTGCTCCTTTTTGCTTGCAGGCTCAGGCTCCTTTGTTGGCTGCTCATTGTCTTGAGCATCAATATTTAAGCACTCTTCTTCCTGGCAGACCAGAGGTCTGTTGTAGGCTGTTGGTGCCAGTTCAGGCTCCAGGTCATCTTTTGCAGGTAACATAGACTTTGTTTTCACAGTAGCAGCTTTACTTGGGGAATAGGTAGGACATGTGTTCTTCATGCTTTTGTCCTGGGGCTGAATGTGCCTTGAAGGGAGAGAACACAGGACCTTCTTAacactaaataaataaagctgttgagggaaaacaaacaaatggaaaaaaaccccaaacccaaccccacaaactgaaacagatgATGGCAGATAAGAGTTTAGAAACAGTTTACCTGGAATGTGATATCCAAGTAGGCCctgttaagaaaaacaaaacaacaaaaaacatttgcagcttAGCAAACAAACACTAAGTCAGTGCAAGCAAACAAGTCCTCTTACAGAAAGGAGGATCAGTGTTCCTCTTGTCTCTAACTCCAAAGCATCCCACCCTGCTGCAGGAACAGTCAATACTCATCCAACCGTTCAAACCCCAGCCTCCTCCCATACCCAAGTACCACCACATCCAAGCCAACAAGTGGAAACTGCTCAACTGGGCAGAGCCACACTCATTAGCAATCGTTAAAGACAAACAGCAAAACTCCACGTCCATTTGAAATAACACGAGGAGTTTGGTTAGGAaagctcagctttggccagatCCCTGCAGGCAATGCCTGTAAGTTTTCCAAGTTGCAGTTATTCACCGCCAATGGCTGGAATGCTGCTCTGAGGCTTTATTCAAAACCCAGCATCAGCAGCTGCTTAAGGCCTCCCAGTGTCATGGAGGTACAATGATGTCTCCGAGGAACAGAGGAACTTGCTGAAGCCCTCGGCATTATCTCTCCCTGGGAAGATCTCATGAGAACAGCAGTGATACAGCTGAGCTCCAGGCAGAGCCGGCCTCACTTAAAGCTTAACTCTCCAATCTCCATAACAATGAAGATTCATTCAGGCAGTTACAGAAGGTCCCCAACATACATTTTATCACTTTATCAGAACTCAGGACTCCGTAAGTGCTCAGCCCAATGCTAAACAAAGATGTATTTGACCTGGAGTCTATgaacttgtcctggtttcagctgggatagagttaattgtcttccaagtagctggtacagtgctatgtttttgaatTTGGTATGAGatgaatgttgataacactgatgttttcagttgttgctaagtaatgtttagtctaaagtcaaggatttttcagcttctcgtgcccagccagcaagaaagctggaggggtacaagaagttggtacaggacacagccagggcagctgaccccaactggccaacggggtattccataccatgtgacatcacatctagtatataaactggggggagtgggggtaGTGGGATCGCCGCTgagggactaactgggtgtcggtcagcgggtggtgagcagttgcattgtgcatcacttgcatattccaatccttttgttattactattgtcattttattagtgttactattatcattattagtttctttttttccattctattaaattgttcttatctcaacccacgaattttacttttttttttttctgattccctcccccatcccactgggtggggggggaagtgagtgagcggctgcatggtgcttagttgctggctggggttaaaccatgacagaactgcattaattttttgtaacttttctgctccttttcaaACACTTACCTCGGAAAATAATGTTACTAAACTCATGTGATGGATTGAAGACCAGATGTTCGGCCATTGCATCACCCTCAGATGTTACAAAGAGACAAGAGGAACAGGACAGCTTTACACCACTGGaaggaagcggggggggggggggggggggggggaagagagaagtgAGCTTAGCATCAGTATCAGATATGAAAATATGTACATCCCCTCACTAACAGTTAGGGAAAAACCATCACCCTCCAGTGCGTACAGGCAGTGTCCCCACCCTGAAACATTAAGTCCCACTGGAAGGCAGTGGGAATCTCACCATATTGCCCTTAATTCAACATATTTTGAATGCACATTAGATTCCCAGGTGATTAAAATAAGATGACAAGTTTTCCATTACCAGGCAGTatagtttttaaacaaagccaAGTATTTTGGACTCTTCCGAGGAACATGGTTGCTGTAAGACAAAAGAATTTATTAAATGTCAGAATTATTCCAGGTACTTAAACAGCTATAAAACCATGCAAAATACAGCACATTTACAAAGACAGATGCAATCCTGGTTTTAGTAATATTTTGGCTGCCACTCTTGTgttcaaggaaacaaaaactCTGTGTCTAgagtaaaaaaaacctgtacagtaacatttaaaaatgcctgGATTTTGGAGTAAGTGTTCTGCCATCCTGTTCTGTGGTCTATCCATGGTCCTGTACAAACCACAGGCTTGTAGaagcacagaaatttttttttttttcctttttaaaattttaaaattattaaatctgAGAATTTTGTAAGAAATCCTAGGAGCActgaaaaatgagttttctgcagcagcatgcaGTACACGTCATTAGCTACAATACTGATGGTTTGGAACAAATCTCAGCTCTTGCACTCAGTTTTCTCATCTCATTTGAAAGCCACCGCCCATGTCTGTGCTGATACAGAATACATGTCCAATGTCTTAGAAACCATTGCAGTGAACtggaattttcctttcttacagtgcagacagacagacatagAAGTGCTACTGCATTCAGGCAGGAGGAATTTCTATTACAGCGTTCAAAGAATCACACATACTTGATCATGTGGTTGGCATAAGCTCTAGAGCAGCAAGTGCTGTAGCGACATAGCGAACAGTGCACGTAGGTGGGAAAGTGGTTTGGGAAGTCGGGGATTTCGAAGCTGCACTCCAGACAAGTCTGCCTCCCCAGGACACTCCTGAAGATAAGAGGGATATTTTCATTAGTGTCTGAACAGGTATCTTTGGAGTTATAATAATCATCAGGACAGAGAAGAATTTAATGACATGTAAACTTTCAGAAGTCTCCAGTCAAGCTAGTCTCATCTTGCACCCTAGCTTCCTAGGGTGCCTCGGTGCCAGGCTAAACACTTCCCACTTGCTGTAGTCAGGAATATACAATTTAAAAGTGgataataaatttttaaaaaagaaaaaaaaaaagtattgaagACAAGGCAGCAGGACACAGGGTGGGCAGAAAGCCCTTATGGTGATGAAATTCCACTGTTTCTATAAAAGCACCCAGCTAATTCTATATTTTGCAGTTTCACCTTAAGGGCTTTCATAACATGActtaattctggttttgtgggAAGCTAGGCTCTCCTGGCATAAAGTTTCCTTGGCAAGTGGTAAGACAGAGCTGTCCAGTGCCGAGGACTGTATTACCCATCACTGTGGCATTAAAAAGCTAACtacatttcctttgaaaatctttttaaatttgaaatttagCAAAACgttctgacatttttttgaCCGCTCTCTTCTGGACGTTCCTCTGGACAGGCGGGTACAGGAAGATGGGCTGGGGATCAGTAGAAGATGACAGCGGAGTGGTTTCCTGTCCAGTGCCCTGCGGCATGTCATTTGAAGATATTGGCACTGTCCGTGGCTGTCCTCTAGATGCCCTGATTGTAACCTGCAGAAAACAGATACACCCATACCTCCTAAAACACAAGGGCAGAAGTGATCTATCCAAATTCAGACTCCTCTGTTTGGAGTAGTCTTTCAGACTCTTAGCAGAGAATAAACAGGTGCTCCTAGGACACGATTCATCCCACCCAGGGCAGCAGTAGCCTAAAAGAGGACACATAACTTGAGCCCCAGAAGTGCCTGTTTGTCCCTAATGACTACAGAGGGCACCCAGGCAACTAGTTCAGATACCTTCACTTGTAGGTACCTTAGGAGAGTTTAACCTCTGGCGTGCCACTTTCAGCTCCTCCCTCTCTCACTGTTTCTATGAAGTATCTGATTAACTAAGCACACACAACACAGACAGAATACAAAGTGCTTTTCTGTCCCAGTGAGCGTGGTTTAAGTGATGGAGATGAAGAAAGCATCAGTTTTGCAGCACTTAATAAATACACACCAATACAGACGCTATGGGTGTTTCCTGAAGAAACAGAGGACAGAGGTCTGCTGTTAACTTGGATTTCTTACCTTGGTTCCAGGTTTCAATCCTTCTAATTGTTTGGGCTTTCTGAAAGTTTTGTGGTGCTGCAGCTTGTGTTCAATTTTATCCTTGGCAAATAGGAACTGGAGTCTACACTTGTTGCAATGATAAACACTCTTCTTCTAAAGCAAATGCAGATGACATATTTCATTTGAGAGAAACAAAAGTCACAACAgagcagggttttttgtttaaaaaaagaaaaaaaaaaaaaaaaaagaagaacttCCCCCCTCTTTGAAACCAAAGGCAGCCCCATTTTTCTTTAGCATCTGGAAGTCCCTCCCCGCCAAGTCCCTTATcttgggtgttttggttttacattttttgtttgttttggttttttaattaaaatcatcaGGCTCTGTAGAGACACCAGACCTGGAAGTGCCATGGAACAAGTCTTATTCAGCTTGTTTAAGCCAAAGTAAGGCATATGAGCAGAGCAGTGCATGGGGCAACATTCCTTCAGAAGCTGCCTTGCCTCTGCCTCTTATGGGAGTCAGTGAAGGACTTCAGGTGCAAATCAACTCAGGCACTTGGTAAGAGTGCTACACGTCTATATTCTGAAAGTACACTTCAGCTACACCCACATAAAATATGTTGTCAATACAGCCAACATATACGGAAACAGAACACTGAACTacaaaaattacattcattTGTGTGCATACAgtattatttacttatttattacCTGGagataagaaaatttaaaacccAAATGAACACAGAGCCCACTGTTGGTTAATCATCACATGAAGCAAACACAGTCCagcaaaacatgctttttttctgctaagtAACAACAATCTGTGCTACTCCCAAAGGAGCAATGCCTCTTCTCTTCAGCACAATCCCTATGAAAGGTCTGGAATGACAGCATGCAAATTGCATGTTATGGAGTGAATACAGCACCTACTAAAATCCCTCTTTCAaccaagttttctttctttctgtttttattccAAGCAAATGCTCAACTAATCACATCCTTACTATCCACCGAATCTCTGTGGAGAGGGaaccaccttaaaaaaaaaaaaagaggggggggcagggagagggagggggagagagagagaaactacAGCCCTGACATAGTACCTGATGCCTCATGAAGTGCTGTTGGAAAGCATTGCCATTCTTAAAGACTTTGAGACAGTAAGGACAGAGCAGGTGCCGTGTGTCTTCATGGATCATTCGGAAATGGCTATCCACTTCAGAATAGAGGGATGAACGATACTGACAGACCTATAGGAGTGGACGGAAACAATTAACAGTGAAATAACATTGGAATCCATCTCACATCCACCATTGCAACATGGAGATCTTAACAGCAATGCCCAGATCCCCAGAGATACTTATCAGTGGAGTTTAGGAACCAGGTACTAAAGAACCTGCTAGCTTATTCCAACTGTAAGACACTAAATCAAGCCGTGTATATTCAGAGTAGTTtggagaaacagattttaactACTTGTATGAGAAGAAAGTAGTGACAATTCAAGCTCCagatccaagaaaaaaaagggagagacagTCAGTGCAAAGCAGTTGGAATATATTAAAGAGCAGTTTCTTCAGTGTCTatgtaaaatgcagaatttggAACATAATCTGTTTTAACAGATTTTAGAagtttcttcttgtctttttctttttggagggACAGTGTTAGGACCTCTGGGTGGAGAAGACACATTCAGAATTGATGCAAGCACAAATTTCATGGCAACAGAGCGTCAGGAAAAGGTATCACACAAGCAACTTAATCTCATCTGCTCCCGTGACGACAACTCTTTATGGCACAGCAATTTGCCTGCAGACCccgggaggaaaaaaatattagggTCTGAATGCTACTGGGACTAAACAAACATCTATCACACTGATCCAGCTTCAGAGCACTGGGAACCAGTAGCAAACGTTCAGCTACTCGTGCTGCTCTAATGGCCATTAGACTTCTCCAAGCCCACACCTCGAAAAAAATGCAATGGGCTCCACAGCATTGTTCCATGGCCCGAGTCTGTTTTGAACCACTATGAGCCACACACTTTTCTGAGAAGTGCCAAATTTCCTCTTATTCTCTAGTATGCATTTATGAGGTCCAGCCCCTAAACCACTTTTAATACCTGACAAACATAGGGCATCTCCCCAGGCTTGTGAGTGTCCTTCATGTGCTGTAGGAACATTGGCTCACTCTCGAATGCCCATTCGCAAATCTTGCACTTtgctgcaaaagaaaggaaaaacaggtaACAGCCGGGGGACAAAAACACCCACCCCATTACAAGTTTCTTTGGTAACAACTGtcccttaaaacaaaacaccccccccccccccccccccgcccaaaaCTAGCTCTGAAATCTTTGAATTGGGTAggcaacaaaataaattctgagaGGTTTCCAAAAGGCCGCAAAAATtctcttaaataaaacaatgggTACAACAAGATGTCCTAATGAGGGAACTTCAAGTGATTTTAAATCAGATGTCAATCTACTGATAAACATTAAATTCTACCCTGACATGATTATTGAACTCAATCTTTAAAATACTCTTGACAGTAAGTTTGTAGAAATGTAACTTAGATGGATTTTTCTGGTGGCCTACAAAACAAATGCACCAAGGGGCAAGGCAGAACAGACGCTCCTTTCTCAACAGATTTGCAGTTAATACAAGACAGAAACCCTCTTAAACctaaacaaacagcagcatcaaAATCAACTTACTTGTTGACTCATAGGGACTGTGGACATTCTCTAAGTGACACTGTAGCTGAAACGGAGTGGAGAACTGTCTGTAACAATGCTGACAGATGGTGTGGACATCTACCTCTCCATTCTGCTGATCCAGTTCAACGTGGTGCTTCATGTGATTCATAAACCTTATGGAGGTGAAGAGAAAGTGTGTGAACAGAAATTCAAACATTTTGCACCTGTAACCCTGAAAGCGTTATGAATGCTAcaccagaagtattttttaacagcATTAAGATGTTTCCTTCTTGCTCCTCCCATCAAAAGCCAAGTCTCCTTCTACCCAGCAACCTCCCGCTCCCTAACTGTGGGGGAAGTTAGGGAACAGTTTTTGTAGTACAGAGGCTGTACTACTTGCTTTTGAGCACTTCTGACCCCAACTTGGCATTCAACTGATGATGACAAAACATttcaacttaaaagaaaaatcagtagtCCAGTTATCACAATAGAACAACATAGTGGCTTGCTCAGAAGAATACacaatttcataaaaatattttcttcctctgttgaaAAAAGCATTGAGTAATGATGAGAAGAGCAGTTCTTCAAGAATTATTTCCTATTATCTACTAAGACTAGTGACGAGCAAATGAGACTTCTCTGCTGAAGAATATAGACGCAATTATTCTAACCATGCAATCTTCTTACAACTTTTGCCCTGACTGAACTGTGTGATGATGGGCAAATCTCTCTCTTGTGTTCAGTTTGGGTCTTAAGCTACAATACGGGAAAGCTGCAGGGTCTGATACTGATGCTTACAACtcatttttacttctgcagATCAAAGGTATTCAGAACACTGTAGACTTTTTGTGGCACATTGCATTCCCTTACCGTATATTGTTCTTTAGCCTCTTGGTGCAGTGTGGACACCTGAAGGAAGTTGGAACCTTGGGGAAGTTCAGTAGCTGGCTCACTTTGCCACCATCTCTGCCATAGTAGAAATCATCTACTAACATAATAAGCTTACTTTGGGATGAGTCAACTACATTCTCACTTGGCTCTGGAGCTTTAGCAGGTGGGGACAGTGCAGGGATAGGAGTAGAAGAGGGTGGTGAAGCAACAGCTGTAGTTTTTTCTGGAGATGGAGGCTTTGCAGATTGAATATTTGGTTCAGATTctggagattttcttttcctgaggaaTTTAACCATTTCGGGGCAGCAgtactaaaaggaaaaaaaaccacaaaacacccACACACATTAAACTAGATCTAGGAAGAACTATACACTATTAAACAGACACAAATTAACCAATACtaagaaaagacagaggaacTCTAGGAAACTCTTGAGGAAAGAGTAATGCAGAGTCAAtatcccattttctgttttgattgtTTACTGATATGTaagattagaaaataaatgcatctcCTGGCACCAAAAGGACATAAAACTGAGGTCCTGTCTACTTCCAGTGAGGGATGCTGTGGAAGGTCTTCCGAAGACCTCTCCTTTGCTTCTCACTTTCTCCTAGtcatattcttccttttcatagAAGTCCCTGATCTAGGGAGCAGAACTATTCTTTGCACTCAACAAGCATGCACAATTATCCATTAACTGCTACTCTTAGAATGGTTACTTACACACATATGTCCTCTTAAAGCTTCAGTGACTCGAAACTGAGCATCACATCTTGGGCAGACCTTCCTGCCACCATCTTGCAAATCAAATGTGGGAATAGGagatgaactgactgtaacaggaagaacacaaaacaaaccaagaaaaatggAATCCTTACACTTCATCTTAAATCTAGGCAATCTTTTTGgcatactgaaatattttagttttgagAGCTGTACTTTTACCTACTAACTAGACTGGAAGAGGCATGAAAAGGGCAAAAGTATGCAAACTTCTGACAATCTGTATGACGAAACATACCCCCCAGTAGCTAGAATAAGGAGTGTCTCAAAATTacacttaataaataaaaaaataagaaggaaaaaagatcagCTCAACTCatctcccctttttctttaaccatttgtttgctttggttttccatCAGACTACAATGCCTTGTCTTCACTTCCAACTGTAGTAAGAAACTCAGAATACAGATGACATGAAATGTACCATACATCAACTTTGACACCCAAACACCTTAGGAAGGTGTTTTTTTGGAATAAGAGAAGCAAAGATTTTATCCTTTTGCCTCCTTGTATAAAGTATTTCAGGTGTGTGTATTCTCAAGATGGCAGCATGCACACCAATAattttgaatgcaaaataatgtaTGCAAGCAAATATCCACAAACAAAATATATCACTGGATAAAAATGTACAGataaagatgaagaaattaatAGCAAAGCTTGTAAAGTGTTTATCCCTATTATGAAATCCCAGTAGTTACAGGTTAGCATTTTTTTTACTCCAGAAAAACTTCTGAATTCTCAGCACAATGAACCAAGTTAAGATAGCTGCTACAGACCATACCTtttaatgatgatgatgatgacgaCGACTCTGAAACACTAGATCTCTGGGAACCATGCACAGGGCTGCTGTTGGAAACCACCAGTGGGCCAGGGCTCTGTCCTAACGAAGGAATGGTGTTCAGGGTATTCACTAGCTTAGCAACCTCATTGCCAGGGCTCTGTCCTAACGAAGGAATGGTGTTCAGGGTATTCACTAGCTTAGCAACCTCATTGCTGTTCTCACCAGTCACTCCAGGTCTCTTTACAGTCACAAAGCTTGCAATACTCACTGCCAAGGGAATGGATAATACAAGAACACTAATAAGGAATCAGTAAGATCTGATCCACTGTGTGAATCCCGCCCCCATCTAGTATGCCTTGCCTCTTGCTCTTCTACCTTGAGTCTTCAAAGATGACTAAGCCATCAATTATCCTGTCCAGTAATGCAAAGGCTGGCAAGACTGGGAAAGTAAATTTCCCTAACCTTCCAGATCACACTTTGAGATATGAGCTAAGTCCCACGATGAAGTGAACAGGATGCTGATGgtcacaaaaattatttgtatttcttttctaaatgcaaTTGTATATGATTATGGCCAcataaagctaaaaataaccTGACTACTTGCTGTgtgaagaagtatttttttcctttttaaattgttcatCACTATTCTTGAGCAATCATTTCACTCATGAATTTagccaacattaaaaaaaaaaaaaaaaagcaacatagtTAGCTTCTGCTTGTGTTCATCATCTATTTAACTTtacctttcaaaaaatacaaGTGATTAACCAATAGCATTTTTCAGtgctatatatttttcaatAGCATTTTTTGGGGGACTTCTAGCTGATGGTCTCAGAACATTCTACAAACCAAAATTTAACTAGTTCTCAAACCAAACTGGACATGATAGCAGGATTATCCTCATTTTCCAGGTTGGTAAGAGAGATGAAGCATGAGTCAGTGACAGAGGCAAAAATAGAACCCAGGAGTTCTGACTCAACTTCTGTCTTTTAGCTGCTATGCCGTATGTTTGAAGATCAAATTATAGACAGTGTTATACACTCGAGTCCCCTTGCTTTTCCATGGCAAGTCTTACCTAATTTGGGGTTAGTAGCTTGACTGGactgccctggctgctgcacaGTTAACTGTCCAAGTGCTGTTGGCTGCGTTGCAGTAGGAGTTGTGGAGGTGCTGGGAGTGGACTTACTTTGCTGTTGTGCCTGGGACTGTGGTACAGTGCTCCTGATGGTAAGCGTGGCCGGAATGACCGTAGTGAAAGTGTTGGTGGTGGGTCGGACCGGCATGGTTGTACCTGGTCTCACCTGCGCCATTTGAGAGAACACCTGAGGAACGCCAACTGCCGGTTTAACAAACTGGGTACCTGGGgcttcaaaaacaaatgaacaaacaaggCAGATCAAGTAACTGAATTCCATTCCTTCCACAGTAATAACTGAGTACAACCTGTTTTCCAACACTGCTGAGCTCCCAAAATTCCCAGCAATTTCAGTGGAAGTTTTAAGAGTCCAGCACCTTAATTTCAATTCCCAGGCAGACTAAAACTGAACATGGATGCAGACAGAGTGAAAATTCTTCACTAGCATCGTTGCTTTGTTGTAAGGCAGGTGTCCGGTGACACACGAGTTCTTAGTCTTTCTGATGGTGCATAACAGGATCTCGTAGCAGAAATTAGTGTTAGAAAAATAATCCTCAGGGTGAGGCTTGGTTTACAGGCAGTTTCCCAGCACTAGCATGGCATGGTgagattttgaaaagaaggaagaggggtAGTCACAGGCTGGTACTTTGGAATTATGTTAACTGAGGAGGCTTTTTGAAGAAGCTAGATTATATGGAGCTCTAAGAGGCAGACATTCCTTCCAGCTGGAAGTCCCCTACTCTGCAAAGTGGTTTGTTACTACCATCAAAGGGCCTACTCCGCTACAAAATGACTAGCAGAATTACAGCCACAAATACGGACAAATCTCACCTACTACAGAACTGAACGCCCACCTCTTCAGAGCTACTAGATATGCAGgtgaaatacagatttcaaatacaattttttttttttaattcttagtACTCTAAAAAGGAACACGACAGTGGCTTTAGCTTGTTTCAGTCCTCACCTGGGACGAGGGTGATGGGTCTAACTGTTTGACCTTGCTGTACATTAAGAACAATTCCAACTTGGTTCATCGTGTTTTGTACAGGCCGCACATTCCTCACAGGAAATCCCTGCAGTCAAACAATACCATTAACATTAACACACTGAGAATCTTTGAAACACTTTCAATATGAGCTTTCTACcctaaaaatcaaataaacaaattaaaaccccccaccccacagtaCTATCATCTATAGATCAATTCAACTATGAGGCCATACTGTTCTTGGCCAGCACCTTACCCAACAGTAGGGCCCCCTTCTTTATACTCTACAACAGTCTGATATACAGCCTCCACTCGCAATCTCTCCTTCCCTAAACAGCTACAGAAATCTCCCAGGTCTTGGCAAATGCTCAAAGAAGCCAGTGgacgtttaaaaaaaattacctgcaCATtccccaggaaaataaaacaaagtagTTAAGTATTCTGCAAGGTCAAATTCACGCAGAGTGGACAGACCCATCTACAGCAGGTAGTCAGGCCCTACTGGTAAGGCTACAAGTGACAGCCAGCGTGAAGTCCCATCAGACCCGTGCTGGCTCCACAGGACCTGCTGAGGTGTGGAACATGGCCAATTTTCTCAAGCGAGATTCAACTGCAGAATGACTAGGAACACAAGCTATTTCTAAatctacataaataaaaaaaaaaaccaaaccaacaacaaaacaaaaaaccaacagatttCAGCTCAACTGTACCATCCACTAAAGCGcacaagaaaaactgaacagGCATCTGATTATTACTTAACAGAGAACAGTCTTCCATGTATGAGTGCACCAGATCTTCTGTCTCAGCCATCCTGGCTGGAAGGGCACTCACCTGGGTTGTTATGA
Coding sequences within:
- the POGZ gene encoding pogo transposable element with ZNF domain isoform X11, whose protein sequence is MVTQPVLRPVQIMQNANHVTNSPVTSQPIFITTQGFPVRNVRPVQNTMNQVGIVLNVQQGQTVRPITLVPAPGTQFVKPAVGVPQVFSQMAQVRPGTTMPVRPTTNTFTTVIPATLTIRSTVPQSQAQQQSKSTPSTSTTPTATQPTALGQLTVQQPGQSSQATNPKLVSIASFVTVKRPGVTGENSNEVAKLVNTLNTIPSLGQSPGNEVAKLVNTLNTIPSLGQSPGPLVVSNSSPVHGSQRSSVSESSSSSSSLKVSSSPIPTFDLQDGGRKVCPRCDAQFRVTEALRGHMCYCCPEMVKFLRKRKSPESEPNIQSAKPPSPEKTTAVASPPSSTPIPALSPPAKAPEPSENVVDSSQSKLIMLVDDFYYGRDGGKVSQLLNFPKVPTSFRCPHCTKRLKNNIRFMNHMKHHVELDQQNGEVDVHTICQHCYRQFSTPFQLQCHLENVHSPYESTTKCKICEWAFESEPMFLQHMKDTHKPGEMPYVCQVCQYRSSLYSEVDSHFRMIHEDTRHLLCPYCLKVFKNGNAFQQHFMRHQKKSVYHCNKCRLQFLFAKDKIEHKLQHHKTFRKPKQLEGLKPGTKVTIRASRGQPRTVPISSNDMPQGTGQETTPLSSSTDPQPIFLYPPVQRNVQKRAVKKMSVLGRQTCLECSFEIPDFPNHFPTYVHCSLCRYSTCCSRAYANHMINNHVPRKSPKYLALFKNYTACGVKLSCSSCLFVTSEGDAMAEHLVFNPSHEFSNIIFRGPTWISHSRHIQPQDKSMKNTCPTYSPSKAATVKTKSMLPAKDDLEPELAPTAYNRPLVCQEEECLNIDAQDNEQPTKEPEPASKKEQLSVKKLRVVLFALCCNTEQAAEHFRNPQRRIKRWLRRFQAFQEENLASLSEGKYLSLEAEEKLAEWVLTQREQQLPVNEETLFQKATKIGRSLEGGFKISYEWAVRFMLRHNLSMHTRRAVAHPLPKDVEDNASCFIEFVQRQIHTQDLPLSMIAAIDEISLFLDVEVLSSDDRKENALQTVGTGEPWCDVVLTILADGSVLPTLVFYRGHVQQPANVPESIMLEAKENGYSDDEVMELWSSRVWQKHTECQNSKGMLVLDCHRTHLSEEVLSLLSASSTLPAVVPAGCSSKIQPLDVCIKRTVKNFLHKKWKEQAKEMADSTCDSDILLQLVLCWLAEVLEVISDSPELVQQSFLVASVLPGPDGTANSPTRNADMQEELIASLEEQLKLNEEQQEEAVAEVQDRTQAEESADPEILHQLFEGESETESFYGFEDADLDLMEI
- the POGZ gene encoding pogo transposable element with ZNF domain isoform X12, yielding MAQVRPGTTMPVRPTTNTFTTVIPATLTIRSTVPQSQAQQQSKSTPSTSTTPTATQPTALGQLTVQQPGQSSQATNPKLVSIASFVTVKRPGVTGENSNEVAKLVNTLNTIPSLGQSPGNEVAKLVNTLNTIPSLGQSPGPLVVSNSSPVHGSQRSSVSESSSSSSSLKVSSSPIPTFDLQDGGRKVCPRCDAQFRVTEALRGHMCYCCPEMVKFLRKRKSPESEPNIQSAKPPSPEKTTAVASPPSSTPIPALSPPAKAPEPSENVVDSSQSKLIMLVDDFYYGRDGGKVSQLLNFPKVPTSFRCPHCTKRLKNNIRFMNHMKHHVELDQQNGEVDVHTICQHCYRQFSTPFQLQCHLENVHSPYESTTKCKICEWAFESEPMFLQHMKDTHKPGEMPYVCQVCQYRSSLYSEVDSHFRMIHEDTRHLLCPYCLKVFKNGNAFQQHFMRHQKKSVYHCNKCRLQFLFAKDKIEHKLQHHKTFRKPKQLEGLKPGTKVTIRASRGQPRTVPISSNDMPQGTGQETTPLSSSTDPQPIFLYPPVQRNVQKRAVKKMSVLGRQTCLECSFEIPDFPNHFPTYVHCSLCRYSTCCSRAYANHMINNHVPRKSPKYLALFKNYTACGVKLSCSSCLFVTSEGDAMAEHLVFNPSHEFSNIIFRGPTWISHSRHIQPQDKSMKNTCPTYSPSKAATVKTKSMLPAKDDLEPELAPTAYNRPLVCQEEECLNIDAQDNEQPTKEPEPASKKEQLSVKKLRVVLFALCCNTEQAAEHFRNPQRRIKRWLRRFQAFQEENLASLSEGKYLSLEAEEKLAEWVLTQREQQLPVNEETLFQKATKIGRSLEGGFKISYEWAVRFMLRHNLSMHTRRAVAHPLPKDVEDNASCFIEFVQRQIHTQDLPLSMIAAIDEISLFLDVEVLSSDDRKENALQTVGTGEPWCDVVLTILADGSVLPTLVFYRGHVQQPANVPESIMLEAKENGYSDDEVMELWSSRVWQKHTECQNSKGMLVLDCHRTHLSEEVLSLLSASSTLPAVVPAGCSSKIQPLDVCIKRTVKNFLHKKWKEQAKEMADSTCDSDILLQLVLCWLAEVLEVISDSPELVQQSFLVASVLPGPDGTANSPTRNADMQEELIASLEEQLKLNEEQQEEAVAEVQDRTQAEESADPEILHQLFEGESETESFYGFEDADLDLMEI